In Calditerricola satsumensis, one DNA window encodes the following:
- a CDS encoding TetR/AcrR family transcriptional regulator: MTTKRAQIVAIAADVIHKKGYQNTKVEDVLLAAEIGKGQFYHYFSSLND, translated from the coding sequence ATGACAACAAAGCGTGCACAAATTGTCGCTATCGCCGCCGACGTTATTCATAAGAAGGGATATCAAAACACGAAGGTGGAAGACGTCCTCTTAGCAGCGGAAATTGGAAAAGGTCAGTTTTACCACTATTTTTCCTCCCTCAATGACTAA